A window of the Henckelia pumila isolate YLH828 chromosome 3, ASM3356847v2, whole genome shotgun sequence genome harbors these coding sequences:
- the LOC140892652 gene encoding uncharacterized protein isoform X2, translating to MRPVSLSWSLSYGSNWNTKPPRAGVSQRGNINGYLRKNLKSNVMNENLGVGITNNSTGEDTATLPPLVRALKALAEENDASFEFPGHNRGRAAPSSLTQLIGELPFVHDLQEVDNIFVPEGPLLEAQEMAAELFGASETWFLVGGTTCGVQAAIMATCMPGDILVLPRNAHFSAVSGMVLSGAVPKYIIPQYDPEWDITGGITPLQAKNAIKELEMEKRKPAAVLVVSPSYHGICSDIGAITNICHSRDIPIIVDEAHGAHFTFNHRLPSPALSQGADLVVQSTHKVLCSLTQSSMLHASRSRLIDRSRVRRCLQILQSTSPSVLLLASLDAARAHLSENRATAFSEAIDLAFEAKSMINEIQGISILDLTKFPNFPAMDPLRVTIGVWNLGLSGCEANKILCRDFKLFHELVGTSSFTLIFNLGTTREHILRLVSGLKFLSATFLLHSKRTVATDARLILAPFGEFNVILSPREAFFARKKKVGIEDSVGEICGELICPYPPGILVLTPGEVVTETALKYLLHVKSKGATINGADGLLSSIVVCDA from the exons ATGAGACCTGTG AGCTTAAGCTGGAGCCTGAGTTATGGCAGCAACTGGAATACGAAACCACCAAGAGCTGGTGTTTCCCAG AGAGGGAATATTAATGGGTACTTGAGGAAGAATCTTAAATCCAACGTGATGAACGAAAATTTAGGGGTCGGAATTACAAATAATAGTACCGGCGAAGACACTGCGACGCTCCCTCCTCTGGTCCGTGCACTGAAAGCTTTGGCAGAAGAAAATGATGCCAGCTTCGAATTCCCCGGACACAACAGAGGGAGAGCGGCGCCGTCGTCGTTGACCCAGCTGATCGGTGAGTTGCCGTTTGTACATGACTTACAAGAGGTTGACAATATTTTTGTTCCAGAAGGGCCACTTTTGGAAGCACAAGAAATGGCTGCCGAGCTTTTCGGAGCATCGGAGACGTGGTTTCTTGTCGGGGGCACCACATGCGGGGTTCAGGCTGCCATTATGGCTACTTGTATGCCGGGAGACATCCTCGTTCTTCCTCGAAATGCCCATTTCTCGGCGGTATCCGGCATGGTGTTATCCGGCGCGGTGCCTAAGTACATTATCCCTCAGTATGACCCTGAATGGGATATTACAGGTGGCATCACTCCTTTACAGGCAA AGAATGCAATCAAGGAACTGGAGATGGAGAAGCGGAAACCAGCGGCTGTTTTAGTGGTTTCACCAAGTTATCATGGTATTTGCAGCGACATCGGCGCCATCACAAATATTTGTCACTCTCGTGACATCCCTATAATCGTTGACGAGGCACATGGAGCTCATTTCACCTTCAATCATCGGCTTCCTAGCCCGGCTCTTTCTCAAGGAGCCGACCTAGTGGTGCAATCGACTCATAAGGTCCTATGCTCTCTTACACAATCATCTATGCTCCATGCTTCGCGTAGTCGTCTCATAGACCGGAGCAGAGTTCGCAGGTGCCTTCAAATACTTCAAAGCACTAGCCCAAGCGTTTTGTTGTTAGCCTCACTTGATGCTGCTAGAGCCCATCTAAGCGAAAACCGTGCAACAGCTTTCAGCGAAGCAATCGACTTGGCTTTCGAAGCAAAGAGTATGATAAATGAAATTCAAGGAATCTCAATCTTGGACCTAACAAAATTCCCAAATTTTCCTGCTATGGACCCTTTACGCGTCACCATCGGTGTGTGGAATCTTGGTCTTTCTGGTTGTGAAGCTAACAAAATCTTGTGCAGGGATTTCAAGCTATTTCACGAACTTGTTGGGACATCATCTTTCACGTTAATATTTAACCTTGGAACCACGAGAGAGCATATCTTGAGGCTTGTTTCGGGATTGAAGTTTCTGTCAGCAACTTTCTTATTACACTCGAAAAGGACGGTCGCTACTGATGCAAGATTAATTCTGGCACCATTCGGTGAGTTTAACGTCATTTTGAGTCCTAGAGAGGCGTTTTTCGCGCGTAAAAAAAAAGTGGGGATAGAGGACAGTGTTGGAGAAATATGCGGAGAGCTTATTTGCCCTTATCCACCAGGGATTCTGGTTCTCACCCCTGGCGAAGTTGTGACAGAAACAGCATTGAAGTATTTGTTGCATGTTAAAAGCAAGGGTGCGACTATTAATGGAGCCGATGGTCTCCTTTCCTCCATTGTTGTATGTGATGCCTAA
- the LOC140892652 gene encoding uncharacterized protein isoform X1, with protein sequence MRPVSLSWSLSYGSNWNTKPPRAGVSQQRGNINGYLRKNLKSNVMNENLGVGITNNSTGEDTATLPPLVRALKALAEENDASFEFPGHNRGRAAPSSLTQLIGELPFVHDLQEVDNIFVPEGPLLEAQEMAAELFGASETWFLVGGTTCGVQAAIMATCMPGDILVLPRNAHFSAVSGMVLSGAVPKYIIPQYDPEWDITGGITPLQAKNAIKELEMEKRKPAAVLVVSPSYHGICSDIGAITNICHSRDIPIIVDEAHGAHFTFNHRLPSPALSQGADLVVQSTHKVLCSLTQSSMLHASRSRLIDRSRVRRCLQILQSTSPSVLLLASLDAARAHLSENRATAFSEAIDLAFEAKSMINEIQGISILDLTKFPNFPAMDPLRVTIGVWNLGLSGCEANKILCRDFKLFHELVGTSSFTLIFNLGTTREHILRLVSGLKFLSATFLLHSKRTVATDARLILAPFGEFNVILSPREAFFARKKKVGIEDSVGEICGELICPYPPGILVLTPGEVVTETALKYLLHVKSKGATINGADGLLSSIVVCDA encoded by the exons ATGAGACCTGTG AGCTTAAGCTGGAGCCTGAGTTATGGCAGCAACTGGAATACGAAACCACCAAGAGCTGGTGTTTCCCAG CAGAGAGGGAATATTAATGGGTACTTGAGGAAGAATCTTAAATCCAACGTGATGAACGAAAATTTAGGGGTCGGAATTACAAATAATAGTACCGGCGAAGACACTGCGACGCTCCCTCCTCTGGTCCGTGCACTGAAAGCTTTGGCAGAAGAAAATGATGCCAGCTTCGAATTCCCCGGACACAACAGAGGGAGAGCGGCGCCGTCGTCGTTGACCCAGCTGATCGGTGAGTTGCCGTTTGTACATGACTTACAAGAGGTTGACAATATTTTTGTTCCAGAAGGGCCACTTTTGGAAGCACAAGAAATGGCTGCCGAGCTTTTCGGAGCATCGGAGACGTGGTTTCTTGTCGGGGGCACCACATGCGGGGTTCAGGCTGCCATTATGGCTACTTGTATGCCGGGAGACATCCTCGTTCTTCCTCGAAATGCCCATTTCTCGGCGGTATCCGGCATGGTGTTATCCGGCGCGGTGCCTAAGTACATTATCCCTCAGTATGACCCTGAATGGGATATTACAGGTGGCATCACTCCTTTACAGGCAA AGAATGCAATCAAGGAACTGGAGATGGAGAAGCGGAAACCAGCGGCTGTTTTAGTGGTTTCACCAAGTTATCATGGTATTTGCAGCGACATCGGCGCCATCACAAATATTTGTCACTCTCGTGACATCCCTATAATCGTTGACGAGGCACATGGAGCTCATTTCACCTTCAATCATCGGCTTCCTAGCCCGGCTCTTTCTCAAGGAGCCGACCTAGTGGTGCAATCGACTCATAAGGTCCTATGCTCTCTTACACAATCATCTATGCTCCATGCTTCGCGTAGTCGTCTCATAGACCGGAGCAGAGTTCGCAGGTGCCTTCAAATACTTCAAAGCACTAGCCCAAGCGTTTTGTTGTTAGCCTCACTTGATGCTGCTAGAGCCCATCTAAGCGAAAACCGTGCAACAGCTTTCAGCGAAGCAATCGACTTGGCTTTCGAAGCAAAGAGTATGATAAATGAAATTCAAGGAATCTCAATCTTGGACCTAACAAAATTCCCAAATTTTCCTGCTATGGACCCTTTACGCGTCACCATCGGTGTGTGGAATCTTGGTCTTTCTGGTTGTGAAGCTAACAAAATCTTGTGCAGGGATTTCAAGCTATTTCACGAACTTGTTGGGACATCATCTTTCACGTTAATATTTAACCTTGGAACCACGAGAGAGCATATCTTGAGGCTTGTTTCGGGATTGAAGTTTCTGTCAGCAACTTTCTTATTACACTCGAAAAGGACGGTCGCTACTGATGCAAGATTAATTCTGGCACCATTCGGTGAGTTTAACGTCATTTTGAGTCCTAGAGAGGCGTTTTTCGCGCGTAAAAAAAAAGTGGGGATAGAGGACAGTGTTGGAGAAATATGCGGAGAGCTTATTTGCCCTTATCCACCAGGGATTCTGGTTCTCACCCCTGGCGAAGTTGTGACAGAAACAGCATTGAAGTATTTGTTGCATGTTAAAAGCAAGGGTGCGACTATTAATGGAGCCGATGGTCTCCTTTCCTCCATTGTTGTATGTGATGCCTAA